The following are encoded together in the Triticum dicoccoides isolate Atlit2015 ecotype Zavitan chromosome 6B, WEW_v2.0, whole genome shotgun sequence genome:
- the LOC119326063 gene encoding uncharacterized protein LOC119326063, translating into MAPYILRSAVAILRRSTPQVSDVLRRSSPRSFSGGALRVEATKGCCMDKDMEKLAADLREVNAQLDFLLEQERRFERGQELQKKLSCVLVPATIAFYIFGPKKKGKPSEEEQPDI; encoded by the exons ATGGCTCCGTACATTCTGCGTTCCGCCGTCGCCATCCTCCGCcgatcgaccccgcaagtgtcggaCGTCCTCCGCCGCTCCAGCCCCCGCTCCTTCTCCGGTGGTGCTCTGAGAGTTGAAGCCACAAAG GGGTGCTGCATGGACAAGGATATGGAAAAGCTTGCTGCAGACTTGCGTGAAGTGAATGCGCAACTCGATTTTCTGTTGGAGCAGGAGAGACG CTTCGAGCGTGGCCAGGAGCTGCAAAAGAAGCTGTCGTGCGTCCTTGTTCCTGCCACCATCGCATTCTACATCTTTGGCCCGAAGAAGAAGGGTAAGCCGTCAGAGGAGGAGCAACCAGACATTTAG
- the LOC119325687 gene encoding uncharacterized protein LOC119325687 — MASLLFRSAAGSALRRSIPQGSFPVLRPSIPQGSFSRSPGRSLCDGAGRIEPNAHSSAKPNMGHSNRFEDETEFCTHGQTEFKELASNIRAMRDKVRLLEKTYEESERSDKRRKVLVLCSTTALLVTFFVFG, encoded by the exons ATGGCTTCATTGCTGTTCAGATCCGCCGCAGGCAGCGCTCTCCGGCGATCGATCCCGCAAGGGTCCTTCCCCGTGCTCCGGCCATCGATCCCGCAGGGGTCCTTCTCTCGGAGCCCAGGGCGGTCCCTCTGCGATGGCGCTGGGAGGATCGAACCTAATGCG CATTCTAGCGCAAAACCCAACATGGGACACTCCAACAGATTCGAGGATGAAACAGAATTCTGCACTCATGGTCAAACGGAATTTAAAGAGTTGGCTTCCAACATACGCGCCATGCGGGACAAAGTGCGACTCTTGGAAAAAACATATGAAGAATCGGAAAGATC GGACAAGCGTAGAAAAGTGCTGGTACTGTGTTCCACAACTGCTCTCCTCGTTACCTTTTTTGTATTTGGTTGA